The Flavobacterium jumunjinense genome includes a region encoding these proteins:
- a CDS encoding pyridoxal phosphate-dependent aminotransferase has protein sequence MPKISLKGLQMPESPIRKLVPYAEIAKKKGHNVYHLNIGQPDIKTPQVALDAVKNANIEVLEYSHSAGFDSYREKLSSYYKNQNLPIDKQDIIITTGGSEALLFALGSTMDSDDEVIIPEPFYANYNGFAVASGVKVVPVISSIETGFALPPIEDFEKLITSKTKAILICNPGNPTGYLYSEDEINQLAKIVKKHDLFLIADEVYREFTYDGFKHNSIMTVDGLENHAIMIDSVSKRFSMCGARIGCIVSKNREVMTAAMKFAQARLSPPTYAQIASEAALDTPQSYFDEVITEYKERRDILIAELNKIEGVQVATPKGAFYCIAKLPIKDANNFAQWLLETYDLDGETIMVAPAAGFYSSPNVGLDEVRIAYVLKKEALVRSVEILKEALIAYNKL, from the coding sequence ATGCCAAAAATATCTCTAAAAGGCTTACAAATGCCTGAATCACCAATTAGAAAGTTAGTCCCTTATGCTGAAATAGCAAAGAAAAAAGGACATAATGTATACCATTTAAATATAGGTCAGCCAGATATAAAAACACCTCAAGTAGCTTTAGATGCTGTTAAAAACGCAAATATAGAAGTGTTAGAGTATAGTCATTCAGCTGGTTTTGATAGTTATAGAGAAAAATTATCTAGCTATTATAAAAATCAAAATCTTCCAATAGATAAGCAAGATATTATAATTACTACAGGTGGTTCTGAAGCATTGCTTTTTGCATTAGGGAGTACTATGGACTCAGATGATGAAGTTATTATTCCTGAGCCATTTTATGCTAATTATAATGGTTTTGCAGTAGCATCGGGTGTTAAAGTTGTACCAGTAATTTCAAGTATTGAAACAGGTTTTGCTTTACCTCCAATTGAGGATTTTGAAAAACTGATTACTTCAAAAACAAAAGCAATCTTAATTTGTAATCCTGGAAACCCAACTGGATATTTATATTCTGAGGACGAAATTAACCAATTGGCAAAAATTGTAAAAAAGCACGATTTATTTTTAATTGCTGATGAAGTATATAGAGAGTTTACATATGACGGATTTAAACATAATTCTATTATGACAGTTGATGGTTTAGAAAATCATGCAATCATGATAGATTCTGTTTCTAAACGTTTTAGTATGTGTGGAGCAAGAATTGGTTGCATCGTTTCTAAAAACAGAGAAGTTATGACTGCTGCAATGAAATTTGCACAAGCAAGATTAAGTCCGCCTACTTATGCTCAAATTGCAAGTGAGGCTGCCTTAGATACTCCACAAAGTTATTTTGATGAAGTTATCACCGAATATAAAGAGAGAAGAGATATTTTAATTGCAGAATTAAATAAAATTGAAGGTGTACAAGTTGCAACACCAAAAGGGGCTTTCTATTGTATTGCTAAATTACCAATTAAAGATGCAAACAATTTTGCACAGTGGCTTTTAGAGACTTATGATTTAGATGGAGAAACTATTATGGTTGCACCTGCAGCTGGATTTTATTCTTCTCCGAATGTAGGTTTAGATGAAGTTAGAATTGCTTATGTTTTGAAAAAAGAAGCATTAGTTCGTTCTGTAGAAATTCTAAAAGAAGCTTTGATTGCTTATAATAAATTATAA